In one Hyla sarda isolate aHylSar1 unplaced genomic scaffold, aHylSar1.hap1 scaffold_307, whole genome shotgun sequence genomic region, the following are encoded:
- the LOC130328350 gene encoding uncharacterized protein LOC130328350, with protein MASASDGDPGMVPSYAKLKNSVRISYLEDQRKNRDLKYIVEQVLLGVFGLRKHEILSIQDYPKRGVYDVTFTEGGIYKDFVIQMKKKQRETTEKPARPPSYEQRRQQTRRKPN; from the exons ATGGCGTCAGCCAGTGACGGAGATCCAGGCATGGTACCATCTTATGCCAAGCTCAAGAACTCAGTACGTATATCGTACTTGGAGGACCAGAGAAAGAACCGGGACCTGAAGTACATCGTGGAGCAAGTTCTGCTGGGCGTCTTTGGATTAAGGAAGCATGAGATATTATCCATCCAAGATTATCCGAAAAGAGGAGTATACGATGTTACTtttacggaaggaggtatttacaAGGACTTTGTTATACAGATGAAGAAG AAACAAAGAGAAACAACAGAGAAGCCAGCCAGACCCCCGTCATATGAACAGAGAAGACAGCAAACCAGAAGAAAACCCAACTGA